From Desulfitibacter sp. BRH_c19, one genomic window encodes:
- a CDS encoding flavoprotein → MTLGKKHVIVIGGGASGMVAAIVAARNEAKVTILERNPRIGKKILATGNGRCNFTNVNADITCYQGNNPRFAYSTLTGFTVQETLEFFEKLGIAPKVEDLGKVFPTSDQASSVLDVLMYELNKTGVNIVCDAYVESIRKEANTFKVKFAEGGELIGDSVILAAGGKAMPSTGSDGSGYGLAEKLGHTITAIFPALVQLKLEGSFFKQIAGVKFVGTAEILQNNKTVAQDKGDILFANYGVSGPPILQISRKAGELLQKGKEVVLKLTILDKMAKEELRELIIKRFNNDSQKTLGFSLVGLINKRLIPVLLKEAGLTDLKRPVASVSSKEREKIITILQDWRFNVSGTKSWPSAQVTAGGIVTNEINPTTMESKIVKGLFLAGEIIDIDGLCGGFNLQWAWSSGYIAGKSASHNKPS, encoded by the coding sequence ATGACTCTTGGGAAAAAGCATGTAATTGTTATAGGGGGCGGAGCTTCTGGGATGGTTGCCGCTATTGTTGCCGCAAGAAATGAAGCTAAAGTTACAATTTTGGAGAGAAATCCCCGTATCGGTAAAAAAATTCTGGCTACTGGCAATGGGCGCTGTAATTTCACTAACGTAAATGCAGATATTACCTGCTATCAAGGAAATAATCCCCGTTTTGCCTACAGTACCTTAACTGGTTTTACTGTACAGGAAACTCTGGAATTCTTTGAGAAACTTGGTATTGCACCTAAGGTTGAAGATCTTGGAAAAGTCTTTCCCACGTCTGATCAGGCCTCAAGCGTTCTTGATGTATTAATGTATGAATTAAATAAAACAGGAGTTAATATTGTCTGTGACGCCTATGTAGAAAGTATTCGCAAAGAGGCTAATACCTTTAAAGTAAAGTTCGCGGAAGGCGGGGAGTTGATAGGAGACAGCGTCATCTTAGCTGCTGGTGGTAAAGCCATGCCCTCTACTGGTTCAGATGGCAGCGGCTATGGATTAGCTGAAAAACTAGGTCATACCATTACAGCTATCTTCCCCGCTCTGGTTCAACTCAAGCTAGAAGGTTCATTCTTCAAACAAATTGCAGGGGTGAAATTTGTTGGCACTGCTGAAATATTACAAAACAATAAAACTGTAGCCCAAGATAAAGGGGATATTCTATTTGCCAATTATGGAGTCTCTGGTCCACCTATTTTACAAATTAGTAGAAAAGCAGGTGAACTTCTCCAGAAAGGTAAAGAGGTTGTATTAAAGTTAACTATCTTAGATAAGATGGCCAAAGAGGAGCTAAGAGAGCTTATAATCAAACGATTTAATAATGACTCCCAGAAAACACTTGGATTTAGCTTGGTTGGTCTAATTAATAAAAGATTAATTCCTGTCTTACTAAAAGAAGCAGGTCTTACAGACTTAAAACGTCCCGTAGCTAGTGTTTCTTCTAAAGAACGGGAGAAAATTATTACTATCTTACAGGATTGGCGTTTTAACGTGAGTGGAACAAAAAGCTGGCCAAGTGCCCAGGTTACCGCAGGAGGAATTGTAACGAATGAGATTAACCCCACCACCATGGAGTCAAAAATTGTTAAAGGCTTATTTTTAGCCGGAGAAATCATAGATATTGACGGGCTATGCGGTGGCTTTAATCTGCAATGGGCCTGGTCCTCCGGGTATATTGCTGGGAAAAGCGCTTCACATAATAAACCTAGTTAA
- a CDS encoding ABC transporter permease, protein MSVEKRAKVSKVSFLLIPLISIALALLFGAIFLWATGYSPMKIYMLMFTGSFGSFYNFSETMVKAIPLMLTGLAVSLAFKMSLWNIGAEGQLYMGAFMAGGVGLFFPQLPAPVMLTCMVIAGFIGGALWGLIPGILKALVGVNETITTLMLNYVAILWVGYLVYGPWKDPNGFMPFTKGFEEYALLPTLPGTRIHAGITFAIIIAVVLYIIFKRTTWGYQIGVIGESQKVASYAGMSIKKNIVLVMLISGGIAGIAGMAEVSGIIGRLQYNISPGYGYTAIIVAWLSRLNPFVIILVAIFFGGLLNGGYALQIVGLPAVMVSMLQGAILFFVLGGEMFTRYRIKLGRGGRN, encoded by the coding sequence ATTAGTGTAGAGAAGCGGGCTAAGGTCTCCAAAGTTAGTTTTTTACTAATTCCCCTTATCTCCATTGCCTTGGCATTATTATTTGGTGCAATATTTTTGTGGGCTACGGGGTATAGCCCAATGAAGATTTATATGTTGATGTTTACAGGATCTTTTGGATCATTCTACAACTTCTCAGAAACCATGGTAAAGGCTATTCCTCTAATGTTAACAGGATTAGCAGTATCTCTTGCCTTTAAAATGTCTTTATGGAATATTGGGGCAGAAGGACAGCTATATATGGGTGCGTTTATGGCCGGGGGAGTAGGTTTATTTTTTCCACAGTTACCGGCACCTGTTATGTTAACCTGTATGGTTATCGCAGGCTTTATTGGTGGGGCCTTATGGGGCCTAATACCTGGAATTCTTAAGGCCCTGGTGGGAGTAAATGAGACTATAACCACTCTAATGCTAAATTATGTAGCTATTTTATGGGTTGGGTATTTAGTTTATGGCCCGTGGAAGGATCCGAATGGGTTTATGCCATTCACAAAGGGATTTGAAGAATATGCTTTATTACCTACTCTACCAGGAACTAGAATACACGCTGGTATAACCTTTGCGATAATAATTGCAGTTGTCCTATACATTATTTTTAAAAGAACAACATGGGGGTACCAAATAGGGGTTATAGGTGAATCTCAAAAGGTAGCATCTTATGCAGGAATGAGTATAAAGAAAAATATAGTTTTAGTAATGTTAATAAGTGGCGGAATAGCAGGGATTGCAGGAATGGCAGAAGTATCAGGAATTATTGGAAGGCTACAATATAATATCTCTCCCGGCTATGGTTATACTGCAATTATTGTAGCATGGCTCAGCAGGCTTAATCCTTTTGTAATAATTTTAGTAGCAATATTTTTTGGTGGACTGTTAAATGGAGGATATGCTTTACAAATTGTTGGGTTGCCAGCCGTAATGGTTTCTATGTTGCAGGGAGCTATATTATTTTTCGTGCTAGGAGGAGAAATGTTTACAAGGTATCGCATTAAGCTGGGGAGAGGGGGTCGTAATTAA
- a CDS encoding xanthine dehydrogenase, translating to MTKRTLSLVVNGEPLNIEIDVRESLLEVLRNKLLLTGTKKGCEVGECGACTVLIDGEPVDSCVYLAVWADGKDITTIEGLAKDGKLSILQESFIEAGAVQCGFCTPGFLMTAHSLLLKKDNVTEEEIKEAMAGNLCRCTGYHQIIDGVKKASARLAHNNK from the coding sequence TTGACAAAAAGAACATTGTCCTTAGTTGTAAATGGGGAGCCACTAAATATAGAAATTGATGTCAGAGAATCCCTGTTAGAAGTTCTTAGAAATAAGTTGTTATTGACAGGTACCAAAAAGGGCTGTGAGGTTGGTGAGTGTGGGGCATGTACAGTTTTAATAGATGGAGAACCAGTAGATTCATGTGTTTATTTAGCTGTTTGGGCAGACGGAAAAGATATAACTACAATTGAAGGATTAGCAAAAGACGGTAAGCTATCTATTTTGCAGGAAAGCTTCATAGAAGCGGGTGCCGTACAATGTGGCTTTTGTACTCCAGGCTTTTTGATGACTGCACATTCATTGTTGCTTAAGAAAGATAACGTCACGGAGGAAGAAATTAAGGAGGCAATGGCAGGTAACTTGTGTAGATGTACAGGGTATCATCAAATTATTGATGGAGTCAAAAAAGCCTCGGCTAGATTAGCGCATAACAACAAATAA
- a CDS encoding heme ABC transporter ATP-binding protein has protein sequence MTNPLLNMHNITKKFPGVVANENVNLEIYRGEVHALLGENGAGKSTLMSILSGLYKAEDGTIVINDKQVVFNSPKDSIKAGIGMVHQHFKLVDCLTATENIILGLKHIQRFYDLEKLHNEIEQFTANYGLKVDPRSEIWQLSVGEQQRVEILKMLYRKVEVLILDEPTAVLTPQEVEELFITLRKMAKEGKAVIVITHKLNEVMNVADRITVLRQGKSIATLMKTQTSKQQLSNLMVGREVCLTYDKDDKEIGPKVLSIQNITALNDKKVKALEDFSLDVYGGEIIGIAGVAGNGQRELTEVIAGLRTVISGIITIDDKDLTNAAPRKIIDSGVSLIPEDRMGTGLIGNLTVTQNLILKCFNEAQFSNKGFLHLEYLANYSTEIVKDFDIKTAGIYSPIKLMSGGNQQKLLLAREISKRPRLIVAAYPSRGLDIGATQAIHKILLSQRSEGTAVLLISEDLDEIFCLSDRIAVMYEGKIMGVVKPNEATIDDIGLMMCGEGRAC, from the coding sequence ATGACTAACCCCTTATTAAACATGCATAATATTACAAAAAAGTTTCCGGGGGTAGTAGCTAATGAGAATGTAAACCTTGAAATATATAGGGGAGAAGTACATGCATTACTTGGTGAAAATGGTGCAGGAAAAAGTACTTTGATGAGTATACTTTCGGGTTTATACAAGGCAGAGGATGGAACCATAGTTATTAATGATAAACAAGTAGTGTTTAATTCCCCGAAGGATTCAATAAAAGCTGGAATAGGTATGGTCCATCAACACTTTAAGCTAGTTGACTGTTTAACGGCTACGGAAAATATTATTTTAGGGTTGAAGCATATACAGCGTTTTTATGATTTAGAGAAACTCCATAATGAGATAGAACAATTTACAGCTAATTATGGATTAAAGGTCGATCCCAGATCTGAGATATGGCAACTATCTGTGGGTGAGCAGCAGAGGGTCGAAATCTTAAAAATGTTATATCGAAAAGTAGAAGTATTAATTCTAGACGAACCTACTGCAGTTTTAACTCCGCAGGAAGTAGAGGAATTGTTCATAACTCTGCGTAAAATGGCAAAGGAAGGCAAGGCAGTTATTGTAATTACCCATAAACTTAATGAAGTGATGAATGTTGCGGATCGGATAACGGTATTAAGACAAGGAAAATCTATTGCAACACTAATGAAGACTCAAACCTCTAAGCAACAATTATCCAATCTCATGGTAGGCCGAGAAGTGTGCCTGACATATGATAAAGATGATAAAGAGATAGGCCCAAAAGTCTTAAGCATACAGAATATAACTGCTTTAAATGATAAAAAGGTGAAAGCTCTCGAAGATTTTTCGTTAGATGTTTACGGTGGAGAAATTATAGGAATTGCCGGAGTTGCAGGAAATGGACAAAGGGAGCTTACAGAAGTAATAGCAGGGTTAAGAACAGTAATCTCAGGAATAATTACAATAGATGACAAAGATTTGACCAATGCAGCACCTAGGAAAATAATAGATTCTGGTGTATCTCTAATTCCAGAGGACAGAATGGGCACAGGGTTAATAGGTAATTTAACTGTTACACAAAATCTTATATTGAAGTGCTTTAACGAAGCTCAGTTTAGCAATAAAGGTTTTTTACACTTAGAATATCTTGCAAACTATTCAACAGAAATAGTAAAAGACTTTGACATTAAAACAGCAGGAATTTATTCTCCTATAAAATTAATGTCTGGGGGTAACCAGCAAAAATTATTATTAGCAAGAGAAATCTCAAAACGGCCTAGATTAATTGTAGCAGCTTATCCATCTCGTGGATTGGATATTGGTGCAACCCAAGCCATTCATAAAATACTATTAAGCCAAAGGTCGGAAGGAACAGCAGTTTTATTAATATCTGAAGATTTGGACGAAATATTTTGTTTGTCCGACCGTATTGCTGTTATGTATGAAGGTAAAATAATGGGGGTAGTTAAACCAAATGAAGCTACTATTGATGATATTGGTCTAATGATGTGTGGGGAGGGGAGAGCGTGTTAG
- a CDS encoding (2Fe-2S)-binding protein, producing MKVKLRVNNELIERDVDPSIRLLDFLRETLDLTGTKEGCGAGECGACTVLIDGKAVNSCLVLVGQCEDKEIITVEGLAKGKTLDPLQDAFVKEGAVQCGYCTPGMIMSAKALLLKNSNPTEMEIKKAISGNLCRCTGYVKIVKAIQTAVENSKEV from the coding sequence GTGAAAGTAAAATTAAGAGTTAACAATGAATTAATAGAAAGAGATGTTGATCCAAGTATAAGATTGCTAGACTTTTTAAGAGAAACTCTTGACTTGACCGGAACAAAAGAAGGTTGCGGTGCAGGAGAATGTGGAGCCTGTACTGTATTAATTGATGGTAAAGCGGTAAATTCATGCCTTGTACTTGTAGGGCAGTGTGAGGATAAAGAAATAATTACCGTAGAAGGCCTGGCTAAGGGTAAGACTCTTGATCCATTACAGGATGCTTTTGTCAAAGAAGGTGCTGTTCAATGTGGCTATTGCACTCCTGGTATGATTATGTCTGCTAAAGCTCTTCTATTAAAAAACTCCAATCCAACGGAAATGGAAATTAAAAAAGCCATATCTGGTAACCTTTGTAGATGCACAGGATATGTAAAAATAGTTAAAGCCATTCAAACAGCAGTTGAGAATTCCAAGGAGGTATAA
- a CDS encoding D-serine dehydratase has protein sequence MSSSYILNKKKKQWLKEYPLLIDIMEYKPVFWINPKLSKVDIILPELAVSLEDIKDAELRLERFAPLICRLFPETRTWGGIIESELIEIASMKEAETQEYREFIEGCLMLKCDNYLPVAGSIKARGGIYEVLKHAEALALKHGLLKSSDNYTRLADSDLLEFFSKYSLSVGSTGNLGLSIGIIGTSLGFKVTVHMSSDAKEWKKHLLRNRGVNVLEYSSDYSKAVEIGRKQAEGDPLNHFIDDENSKDLFLGYSVAAFRLKKQLKEKGIEVSSTQPLFVYIPCGVGGAPGGICFGLKQVFGDAVHVFFAEPTHSPCMLLGLMTGENEKVSTKDFGLDNITDADGLAVGRSSSFAGKTIEKLLSGIYTISDSELFKLLSMLKDTENIKVEPSGTPGLLGPIVLMGANGKRYVKSNNLAETLGNATHIAWATGGLFVPDDLMKELYCGGQA, from the coding sequence ATGAGTTCGAGTTATATATTGAATAAGAAGAAAAAACAATGGTTAAAAGAGTATCCTCTCTTAATAGATATTATGGAGTATAAGCCTGTATTTTGGATAAACCCTAAATTAAGTAAAGTGGATATAATACTTCCTGAACTAGCTGTATCACTAGAGGATATAAAGGATGCCGAGTTAAGGTTAGAAAGATTTGCACCCCTAATTTGTAGACTTTTTCCGGAAACTAGAACATGGGGAGGGATTATCGAATCGGAACTAATTGAAATTGCTTCAATGAAAGAAGCTGAAACACAAGAATATAGAGAATTCATTGAAGGCTGTCTTATGTTAAAATGCGACAATTATCTTCCTGTAGCAGGCTCAATAAAGGCCAGAGGGGGTATTTATGAAGTCCTTAAGCATGCAGAAGCTTTAGCTCTAAAACATGGATTGCTTAAATCTAGTGATAACTATACAAGGTTGGCAGATTCTGATTTGCTGGAATTCTTCAGTAAGTATTCACTTTCAGTAGGTTCCACAGGAAATTTGGGGTTAAGTATCGGAATTATAGGAACTTCATTAGGATTTAAAGTTACTGTGCATATGTCTTCTGATGCAAAGGAATGGAAGAAACATTTGCTTAGAAATCGAGGAGTCAATGTTCTGGAATATTCATCTGATTATAGCAAGGCTGTAGAGATAGGAAGGAAACAAGCAGAGGGTGACCCTTTGAATCATTTTATAGATGATGAAAACTCCAAGGACTTGTTTTTGGGCTATAGTGTTGCAGCCTTCCGGCTAAAAAAGCAACTTAAAGAGAAAGGCATCGAGGTTAGTAGCACCCAGCCATTGTTTGTATACATACCCTGTGGTGTTGGAGGTGCTCCAGGTGGTATATGCTTTGGCTTAAAGCAGGTTTTTGGAGATGCAGTTCATGTATTTTTTGCTGAGCCTACACATTCGCCCTGCATGCTTTTGGGATTGATGACCGGAGAGAATGAAAAGGTTTCTACGAAGGATTTTGGATTAGATAATATCACAGATGCAGATGGCCTTGCTGTAGGAAGATCTTCGAGTTTTGCAGGAAAAACTATAGAGAAGCTTTTGAGCGGTATTTATACCATCTCCGATAGTGAACTTTTTAAGCTCTTGTCTATGTTAAAAGATACAGAAAATATAAAAGTTGAACCGTCAGGTACACCAGGCCTGCTAGGACCTATTGTTCTCATGGGTGCAAACGGCAAAAGGTATGTTAAATCAAATAACTTGGCAGAAACGCTTGGGAATGCCACACATATAGCATGGGCTACAGGAGGCTTGTTTGTGCCAGATGATCTAATGAAAGAGCTCTATTGTGGGGGTCAGGCTTGA